GGTGGCAACAAGCGCAGCCAAATTATGCATTTTACAATGAGTGAATATTCATGTGATCCACGCTTCAGGTGTCCCCCCTATGGTCAAAATAagcctatatttttcaaaaAAATGGTTTTGTTACAGTGTATAGTTTGTTAATTTTGTTACATTTGTAACATTTCATGTGTCGTCTTTGCTatagcaaaaacaaaaatatgggTTTATATGATTTGCATATCATCACATTccgtttttatttacattacaCACAGTGCTTTTTTGAAACAGGGTTACAGTATATATGGTTTTTAGGGGTGCTACCCACTTGAACAGCCTTTAGTCTGGTTTACCTATTTTCCTGTCATCACTGTTGTGTAATGATTAATCATAAAAGATACAAAGTCCAACTGACTGAAAAGTAAGAACACTGCTTTAAGTCATTAGGGACATGGCAAATGCCCAGGTATGTCCGCGGAGGGCTTTCTCCGGGCTGCTGATAGCTCTCTTCTGCGTGGGTTCTGCTCAAGGTGGGAAACTGTTAGTGATACCAGCAGATGGCAGCCACTGGACCGGCATGAAGCCCCTGGTGGAGGAACTGGGGAGGAGAGGCAACCAGGTGGTGGTCGTGATCCCAGAGGCCAGTCTTAGTATGGGCCCCTCAgagcacaccaccaccaccacctttccTGTACCATTTACGAAAGAGAGTATGATGAAGGACCTTCACAAAAATCTACTCCAATTAATGACCATTGATGTCTCTACAACTGTGGCAAGGTTAAAGAACTATTGGAACACCGTGGTGATGCTGAGTAATATCACCATGTTATCCTGCGAAAGCATGCTGTACAACAAGGAGCTGATGCAGGCCCTACGGGATTATGACTTTGATGCTCTCCTCACGGACCCATTTTGGCCTGTAGGAATCATCACTGGAGCTTATCTGGACATTCCCTCCATTTATATGCCAGGTAGCTACCCTTGTCCCCTTGAAATTATATCCACACGATGTCCTAGCCCTGTTTCATACGTGCCACTTCACTACACACACTTTACCAATAGCATGAGCTTGTGGCAGAGGACTGTTAACCTGCTGAGGTCCTTGCTGGAGCCTGCAGCCTGCAGTCGTCTTCATTTCCATGCAGACAAGGTGGCCTCAGACttcctgcagagagagacatCCATTGTGGAGCTGGCGAGTAATGCAGCACTGTGGCTCATGCGCTTTGACTTTACCTTCGAGTTCCCCATGCCTTTGATGCCCAACATGATCATGATTGGGGGGCTGAAGGCTCAAAAACCGAAACCCCTGCCACAGGTGAGTTGGATGATGGAAAAATGTGTTGAAATGCATTTTCTTTGCATAGGCTCTGTCAATGTATTGCATACATAATTTCAGGTATGCTAGAGATGCATAAGAGTTTTTTCTGAAACAAGAGGACTGAATATCCAAGAATCTCACTTTGTAAAAACCAACAACGGCACTGTTGGCAAAACTTTCCTTGCTTGTGAACTCATTGTGAAAGAAGATCAAGGATTGATCACCACATACTGCATTAAATTCATTTTTTTACTTTAACCAGATAGAGGTTGACGTTGATAACAATGACTTATACTTTATCAAATATAAGTCATTGTTACTTGGTTTACATTCACGACGGAATTACAGAACTACTCATTGATTATGGTGATTTTTCAACACTTATTCAGAAGGGTGGAGTGGGAGGTATGTTGGCTTGGTGGTTGGGTGTTGTGTGAATTAGTTTGAATTTGGTTAAGGCATCTTTACTATACTTTTGTACAACCAAGAATGCAAGCATTGCTACTCATAATTGTCTTGGGTTTTGCAGAAAATCAATAAAATGTGTAACAGTACATTTACAGTATTTGATTGACTGGCACACAAAGAGTTAATACACGGCGGCAGATTCCATATTCTCAAATAATTAACCCGCTCCGTTATCTACTCAAATGATAACGTAGACTTTACACCACAGCGAAGGGAGGCCTTTGCACAACATGTTTATAGCTGAGTCACAAGGTCTTATGATATAGGACAAACAAGGTCCACAAGCTACTCTTACTTATAGGCTTGTGCAAAGCCCGTCTTCAGCTCTCTGCCGGGTCTGAGGACGTTAGTATGTAACTCTGCTTACATCATGTCTAAAGGGTTTTGTGTATCTGCTCTGGGCCTACTGGCCTGGCTGTGGTTCTGCTGCCCGGGGCCGACCGTGGGGAGCAAAGTGCTGGTCATGCCTGTGGACGGCAGCCACTGGCTCAGCATGAAGGTGCTGGTGAACGAGCTCTCGCGGAGGGGACACAAAATGGTGGTGCTGGTGCCCGAGACCAGCATCCTCATTGGAGACTCTGACAGCTACCAGACAAGAACCTTCAAGGTGCCTTACACCAAGGCTGAGCTGGACAGCAGCATTGCCAACATGAATGAAGGGGTGTTCCTGAAGAAGCCTGGGTTCTCTGACGTGTTCGTCAAAGTGCAGACACTGATCACTTTCACCAGCATGCAGGTGAAGGGCTGTGAGAGTCTGCTGTACGACCAGCCACTCATGCAGCAGCTCCACAGCGAAGGCTTCGAGCTCCTACTCACAGACCCCTTTCTGCCGTGCGGTTCCATCATAGCGGAGGCGTTCTCGCTCCCTGTGGTCTACTTCCTGCGTGGTATGCCCTGTGGCCTTGATTATAGTGCAGCCCAGTGTCCCTCGCCAGTGTCGTTTGTCCCTCGCTTTATGTCAGAATACACTGATGTCATGAATTTCCCTCAGAGGGTGAAGAACATGATTTTGACTGTGATGGAGTCATACCTTTGTCGTTTGCTTTATGCCAGTTTTGATGAGTTGTCCAGTAGGTATCTGGAGAAAGTCATCACCTACAGGGAGATTTTGGGTCATGGGGCTATCTGGCTGATGCGGTATGACTTTACCTTTGAGTATCCGAAGCCACTAATGCCTAACCTGATTCATATAGGGGGAATTAACTGTGAGAAGAGAAATCCTCTGCCTGCGGTATGTATTTTTATCCACAAGTGTCAGACAAAGTTTATAGCAGTTTACTGAGTTTTTATTTAGTGCAGAATTGGTAAGACAAGCCAAAGGAGAATTTCTTTGTCATAAAAACATCTTGTTTGTCTCACAAGAAATGTATCAGCTCCTAATGAGATCACATTCTCTCCTAAACCCTTCAAAATaccctttttttcttctcaatcTACTGTATTCTTATTGATCATTATTCCCCCTGGTCTTCGTGGTTTAACCCTTTTTAAACAACTCACAAATGACCAACTTTGCTCCATATTGAGTAGCGTATGAACATCTTGAGATGCATACTGTATCTTCTGATGATGTAATTATGTT
The sequence above is a segment of the Alosa sapidissima isolate fAloSap1 chromosome 2, fAloSap1.pri, whole genome shotgun sequence genome. Coding sequences within it:
- the LOC121695245 gene encoding UDP-glucuronosyltransferase-like isoform X3, coding for MSKGFCVSALGLLAWLWFCCPGPTVGSKVLVMPVDGSHWLSMKVLVNELSRRGHKMVVLVPETSILIGDSDSYQTRTFKVPYTKAELDSSIANMNEGVFLKKPGFSDVFVKVQTLITFTSMQVKGCESLLYDQPLMQQLHSEGFELLLTDPFLPCGSIIAEAFSLPVVYFLRGMPCGLDYSAAQCPSPVSFVPRFMSEYTDVMNFPQRVKNMILTVMESYLCRLLYASFDELSSRYLEKVITYREILGHGAIWLMRYDFTFEYPKPLMPNLIHIGGINCEKRNPLPAEVEKFVSGSGEHGFVVFTLGSMVSQMPEDKARVFFEAFRQIPQRVLWRYTGPVPENAPENVKLMKWLPQNDLLGHPLAKAFITHGGSHGIYEGICNGVPMVMLPLFGDQADNVQRMVARGVAESLTIADVTTTTLLEALNKVIYDKSYKANMMKLSAVHNDRPIEPLDLAVFWTEFVMRHKGAEHLRPAAHELNWIQYHSLDVIALLTTIVLTVVLVTIKSCMFCLKKCTRNKTKQKKNKRE
- the LOC121695245 gene encoding UDP-glucuronosyltransferase-like isoform X5, which codes for MANAQVCPRRAFSGLLIALFCVGSAQGGKLLVIPADGSHWTGMKPLVEELGRRGNQVVVVIPEASLSMGPSEHTTTTTFPVPFTKESMMKDLHKNLLQLMTIDVSTTVARLKNYWNTVVKGCESLLYDQPLMQQLHSEGFELLLTDPFLPCGSIIAEAFSLPVVYFLRGMPCGLDYSAAQCPSPVSFVPRFMSEYTDVMNFPQRVKNMILTVMESYLCRLLYASFDELSSRYLEKVITYREILGHGAIWLMRYDFTFEYPKPLMPNLIHIGGINCEKRNPLPAEVEKFVSGSGEHGFVVFTLGSMVSQMPEDKARVFFEAFRQIPQRVLWRYTGPVPENAPENVKLMKWLPQNDLLGHPLAKAFITHGGSHGIYEGICNGVPMVMLPLFGDQADNVQRMVARGVAESLTIADVTTTTLLEALNKVIYDKSYKANMMKLSAVHNDRPIEPLDLAVFWTEFVMRHKGAEHLRPAAHELNWIQYHSLDVIALLTTIVLTVVLVTIKSCMFCLKKCTRNKTKQKKNKRE
- the LOC121695245 gene encoding UDP-glucuronosyltransferase-like isoform X1 → MANAQVCPRRAFSGLLIALFCVGSAQGGKLLVIPADGSHWTGMKPLVEELGRRGNQVVVVIPEASLSMGPSEHTTTTTFPVPFTKESMMKDLHKNLLQLMTIDVSTTVARLKNYWNTVVMLSNITMLSCESMLYNKELMQALRDYDFDALLTDPFWPVGIITGAYLDIPSIYMPGSYPCPLEIISTRCPSPVSYVPLHYTHFTNSMSLWQRTVNLLRSLLEPAACSRLHFHADKVASDFLQRETSIVELASNAALWLMRFDFTFEFPMPLMPNMIMIGGLKAQKPKPLPQEVEKFVSGSGEHGFVVFTLGSMVSQMPEDKARVFFEAFRQIPQRVLWRYTGPVPENAPENVKLMKWLPQNDLLGHPLAKAFITHGGSHGIYEGICNGVPMVMLPLFGDQADNVQRMVARGVAESLTIADVTTTTLLEALNKVIYDKSYKANMMKLSAVHNDRPIEPLDLAVFWTEFVMRHKGAEHLRPAAHELNWIQYHSLDVIALLTTIVLTVVLVTIKSCMFCLKKCTRNKTKQKKNKRE